The following are encoded together in the Eleftheria terrae genome:
- a CDS encoding non-ribosomal peptide synthetase, whose amino-acid sequence MHDKHLPRPTARHMVAHLRSMAATRGPDTALIALSQAGETCLDYAALDRRARAIAAELQGRFAVGERALLLLDNDEHYVAAFFACLYAGLIAVPVFPPESAREQHLARLVAIAADCEAACVLGSSTLLALVGEQVQRLAPACIAVDSVPEARADDWREHAPADGDIAFLQYTSGSTASPKGVMVSHANLMANERAIEASMSVRDDDVFVSWLPLYHDMGLIGGLLQALFRGLRVVLMSPQYFLERPVRWLQAISRHRGTISGGPDFAFRLCLERVKPAQLEGLDLSSWRVAFSGAEPVRHDTLQGFVERFAPAGFAASAVYPCYGLAEATLLVSGGVRGTGMVACGFDTAALGQGRARPVAAQGSTLVACGGTPPEHRVQIVAPEGGQPLPDGEVGEIWVAGPSIAGGYWRRPEDSAASFVAHPGGRWLRTGDLGFWHDGQLYIAGRLKDLIILRGRNLYPQDIEQAVEAEVEAVRKGRVAAFAVPGVDGGEGVGLAAEVSRGLQKLVPPAALVEALQQVVSGVCGEAAAVVVLLQPGGLPKTSSGKLQRAACRRRWQDGSLDAYAIHEHGRFTRGGDASPAAASAPQGETEQALAALWQQVLGAAPTREAHFFSAGGNSLRAVRLAARIAGQWGIDCPAPVVFEHPRLQALAAEIDRRRTAGGGSTPVAIPRLAHRDGPLPLSPAQQRQWFLWQLQPQDSAYHLGGMLHLKGQLDVAALQAALDALVLRHESLRTVFGSGADGRPVQRIQPTAAVQLEQHDLRSSPPGQAGSQARALLEQAFDLTRGPLLRAALQRLAEDEHRLVVVMHHIVSDGASMQILVDEWLALYAAAIAGQPAGLAPLPLQYADHAAWLHAGGALGQAEEARLLAYWRAQLGDEHPVLRLPADRPRGAAGSQRAAAHTFALPAALVAGLRGTAAAQDATLFMTLLAGFQALLHRWSGQADLRIGVPASRRDRLEAEGVIGFFVDTLVLRNQVHGRLPLAQVLAQARVAALGAQSHAGLSFDRLVELLQPPRSREHTPLFQVMHNHRDEAVRVLRAVPGLGVELQAFTEPTAQFELVLDTVELPDGGVQATLTYAGELFEPATIERLARHYRTLLQALAQQPGQAVADVPLLDEAELALLRQWGEAPAATIEAGSLPVHHLIEQRAAHAPQAPALVFGEEVLTYAELDARAGRLAQRLLATGLPAQARVGLAVERGIGMVVAVLAILKAGAAYVPLDPAYPRDRLAGMVADSGLDLLLAQAAVRERVPDSGVPVLELDAPAAAAADAARPLPAVHGQQLAYVIYTSGSTGRPKGVAVAHQALAAHVQAAIGWLGLVPGDRVLQFATISFDAFVEQCFATLCAGAALVLRGEALWDSETFHRELLARRISVADLTTAYWQLLVQDAARQGRRDFGALRLMVAGGEAMTAPALAAWRAAMPSTVRLLNAYGPTEAVVTACAWACPAQDDGCHAEQAPPIGRPLPGRRLHVLDAELQPVPPGVAGELYIGGALLARGYLQRPGLTAERFVADPFDVAGGRLYRSGDRVRWRADGQLEHLGRVDEQVKIRGLRIEPGELRACLLAEPGVQDAAVQALPGPAGLRLVAWVAPQSLDAAALRERLAARLPEHLLPSAIVVLPALPLGPGGKLDRQALPVPGGGDDSRHEAPQGEAEAALAALWAEVLGLPRVGRHDNFFELGGHSLAAVQVTALLQQRHGCELPVRRFFEQPTLAALAAGLPTDWYRQAASRQDRLAEMDRLLNDFEA is encoded by the coding sequence ATGCACGACAAGCACCTGCCCCGTCCCACCGCCCGCCACATGGTGGCCCACCTGCGCTCGATGGCCGCCACGCGCGGCCCGGACACCGCGCTGATCGCGCTGTCGCAGGCCGGCGAGACCTGCCTCGACTATGCCGCGCTCGATCGCCGTGCGCGGGCCATCGCCGCCGAGCTGCAGGGCCGCTTCGCCGTCGGTGAGCGCGCCCTGCTGCTGCTGGACAACGACGAGCACTATGTGGCCGCCTTCTTCGCCTGCCTGTATGCCGGGCTGATCGCGGTGCCGGTGTTCCCGCCGGAGTCAGCGCGCGAACAGCACCTGGCCCGGCTGGTGGCCATCGCCGCCGACTGCGAGGCGGCCTGCGTGCTGGGCAGCAGCACCCTGCTCGCTTTGGTGGGCGAGCAGGTGCAGCGCCTGGCGCCGGCCTGCATCGCGGTGGACAGCGTGCCAGAGGCCCGCGCCGACGACTGGCGCGAGCATGCGCCGGCGGACGGTGACATCGCCTTCCTGCAGTACACCTCGGGCTCCACCGCGAGTCCCAAGGGCGTGATGGTGAGTCATGCCAACCTGATGGCCAATGAGCGCGCCATCGAGGCCAGCATGTCGGTGCGGGACGACGACGTGTTCGTGTCCTGGCTGCCGCTGTACCACGACATGGGCCTGATCGGCGGACTGCTGCAGGCGCTGTTCCGCGGGCTGCGGGTGGTGCTGATGAGCCCGCAGTACTTCCTGGAGCGGCCGGTGCGCTGGCTGCAGGCGATCTCGCGGCATCGCGGCACCATCAGCGGCGGGCCCGACTTTGCCTTCCGGCTGTGCCTGGAGCGTGTCAAGCCGGCCCAGCTCGAAGGGCTCGACCTGTCGAGCTGGCGCGTCGCCTTCTCGGGCGCCGAGCCGGTGCGGCATGACACACTGCAGGGCTTCGTCGAGCGTTTTGCGCCGGCCGGCTTCGCCGCTTCGGCGGTCTACCCGTGCTATGGCCTGGCCGAGGCCACACTGCTGGTGAGCGGCGGTGTGCGCGGCACCGGCATGGTGGCCTGCGGCTTTGACACCGCGGCGCTGGGGCAGGGCCGGGCCCGGCCGGTGGCGGCGCAGGGCAGCACGCTGGTGGCCTGCGGCGGCACGCCGCCGGAGCACCGGGTGCAGATCGTCGCGCCCGAAGGCGGGCAGCCGCTGCCCGACGGCGAGGTGGGCGAGATCTGGGTGGCCGGCCCCAGCATCGCAGGCGGCTACTGGCGCCGCCCCGAGGACAGCGCGGCCAGCTTCGTCGCGCACCCGGGCGGCCGCTGGCTGCGCACCGGCGACCTTGGCTTCTGGCACGACGGGCAGCTCTACATTGCCGGCCGGCTGAAAGACCTGATCATCCTGCGCGGCCGCAACCTCTATCCGCAGGACATCGAGCAGGCCGTGGAGGCCGAGGTGGAAGCCGTGCGCAAGGGCCGGGTCGCCGCCTTCGCGGTGCCTGGCGTGGACGGTGGCGAGGGCGTCGGCCTGGCGGCCGAGGTCTCGCGCGGGCTGCAGAAGCTGGTGCCCCCGGCGGCGCTGGTGGAGGCCTTGCAGCAGGTGGTCAGCGGTGTGTGCGGCGAGGCGGCGGCGGTGGTGGTGCTGCTGCAGCCCGGCGGCCTGCCCAAGACCTCCAGCGGCAAGCTGCAGCGCGCCGCCTGCCGCCGCCGCTGGCAGGACGGCAGCCTGGACGCCTATGCCATCCACGAGCACGGCCGCTTCACCCGCGGTGGCGATGCGTCCCCGGCCGCCGCAAGCGCGCCGCAGGGCGAGACCGAGCAGGCCCTGGCCGCGCTGTGGCAGCAGGTGCTGGGCGCCGCGCCGACGCGCGAGGCGCATTTCTTCAGCGCCGGCGGCAACTCCCTGCGGGCGGTGCGCCTGGCGGCGCGCATCGCCGGGCAGTGGGGCATCGACTGCCCGGCCCCGGTGGTATTCGAGCACCCGCGGCTGCAGGCGCTGGCTGCCGAGATCGATCGCCGCCGGACTGCCGGCGGTGGCAGCACGCCCGTGGCCATCCCCCGGCTGGCCCACCGCGACGGCCCGCTGCCCTTGTCGCCGGCCCAGCAGCGCCAGTGGTTCCTGTGGCAGTTGCAGCCGCAGGACAGCGCCTACCACCTGGGCGGCATGCTGCACCTGAAGGGCCAGCTCGACGTGGCCGCACTGCAGGCGGCGCTGGACGCGCTGGTGCTGCGCCATGAATCGCTGCGCACCGTGTTCGGCAGCGGCGCCGACGGGCGGCCGGTGCAGCGCATCCAGCCCACCGCGGCGGTGCAACTGGAGCAGCACGACCTGCGCAGCAGCCCGCCCGGGCAGGCCGGGTCCCAGGCGCGGGCGCTGCTGGAGCAGGCCTTCGACCTGACCCGCGGCCCGCTGCTGCGTGCCGCGCTGCAGCGGCTGGCGGAGGACGAGCACCGGCTGGTGGTGGTGATGCACCACATCGTGAGCGACGGGGCGTCGATGCAGATCCTGGTCGATGAATGGCTGGCCCTCTATGCCGCCGCCATCGCTGGCCAGCCCGCCGGCCTGGCACCGCTGCCGCTGCAGTACGCCGACCATGCGGCCTGGCTGCATGCCGGCGGCGCGCTCGGCCAGGCCGAGGAAGCCCGGCTGCTGGCCTACTGGCGGGCGCAGCTGGGCGACGAGCACCCGGTGCTGCGGCTGCCGGCCGACCGCCCGCGCGGCGCCGCAGGCAGCCAGCGCGCCGCCGCGCACACCTTCGCACTGCCGGCGGCCCTCGTCGCCGGGCTGCGCGGCACCGCGGCAGCGCAGGACGCCACCCTGTTCATGACGCTGCTGGCCGGCTTCCAGGCTTTGCTCCACCGCTGGAGCGGGCAGGCCGACCTGCGCATCGGCGTGCCGGCGTCCCGCCGCGACCGGCTGGAGGCCGAAGGCGTGATCGGCTTCTTCGTCGACACCCTGGTGCTGCGCAACCAGGTCCACGGCCGGCTGCCGCTGGCCCAGGTGCTGGCGCAGGCGCGTGTCGCGGCGCTCGGCGCGCAGTCGCATGCCGGATTGTCTTTCGACCGCCTGGTGGAGCTGCTGCAGCCGCCCCGCAGCCGCGAGCACACGCCGCTGTTCCAGGTCATGCACAACCATCGCGACGAGGCGGTGCGCGTGCTGCGCGCGGTGCCGGGGCTCGGCGTGGAGCTGCAGGCCTTCACCGAGCCGACCGCGCAGTTCGAGCTGGTGCTGGACACCGTCGAGCTGCCCGACGGCGGCGTGCAGGCCACGCTGACCTATGCGGGCGAGCTGTTCGAGCCGGCCACCATCGAGCGGCTGGCGCGCCACTACCGGACGCTGCTGCAGGCGCTGGCGCAGCAGCCCGGGCAGGCCGTGGCCGACGTGCCGCTGCTGGACGAGGCCGAGCTCGCGCTGCTGCGCCAATGGGGCGAAGCACCGGCGGCCACGATTGAGGCCGGCAGCCTGCCGGTGCACCACCTCATCGAGCAGCGCGCGGCGCACGCGCCGCAGGCACCGGCCCTGGTGTTCGGCGAGGAAGTGCTGACCTATGCCGAGCTGGATGCCCGTGCCGGCCGCCTGGCGCAGCGCCTGCTGGCCACTGGCCTGCCGGCCCAGGCGCGGGTGGGCCTGGCGGTGGAGCGTGGCATTGGCATGGTGGTGGCGGTGCTCGCCATCCTGAAGGCCGGCGCTGCCTATGTGCCGCTGGACCCGGCCTATCCCCGCGACCGGCTGGCTGGCATGGTGGCCGACAGCGGCCTGGACCTGTTGCTCGCCCAGGCTGCCGTGCGCGAGCGGGTGCCTGACAGCGGCGTGCCGGTGCTGGAGCTGGATGCCCCGGCCGCGGCGGCGGCCGATGCGGCCCGGCCGTTGCCTGCGGTGCACGGCCAGCAACTGGCCTATGTGATCTACACCTCCGGCTCCACCGGCCGGCCCAAGGGGGTGGCGGTGGCCCACCAGGCGCTGGCGGCCCACGTGCAGGCGGCCATCGGCTGGCTGGGCCTGGTGCCCGGGGACCGGGTGCTGCAGTTCGCCACGATCAGCTTCGACGCCTTCGTCGAACAGTGCTTCGCCACGCTGTGCGCCGGTGCCGCCCTCGTGCTGCGCGGCGAGGCGTTGTGGGACAGCGAGACCTTCCACCGCGAGCTGCTGGCACGGCGCATCAGCGTGGCCGACCTCACCACCGCCTACTGGCAGCTGCTGGTGCAGGACGCCGCCCGCCAGGGCCGGCGCGACTTTGGCGCGCTGCGGCTGATGGTGGCCGGCGGCGAGGCCATGACGGCGCCGGCCCTGGCCGCCTGGCGCGCGGCCATGCCGTCCACGGTGCGGCTGCTCAATGCCTATGGCCCGACCGAGGCGGTGGTGACTGCCTGCGCCTGGGCCTGCCCGGCGCAGGACGACGGCTGCCACGCCGAGCAGGCACCGCCCATCGGGCGGCCCCTGCCCGGCCGCCGGCTGCATGTGCTGGACGCCGAGCTGCAGCCGGTGCCACCCGGTGTGGCCGGCGAGCTGTACATCGGCGGCGCGCTGCTGGCCCGCGGCTACCTGCAGCGGCCGGGGCTGACGGCCGAGCGCTTCGTCGCCGACCCCTTCGATGTCGCGGGCGGCCGCCTCTACCGCAGCGGCGACCGGGTGCGCTGGCGAGCCGACGGGCAGCTGGAGCACCTGGGCCGGGTGGACGAGCAGGTGAAGATCCGCGGCCTGCGCATCGAGCCCGGCGAGCTGCGCGCCTGCCTGCTGGCCGAGCCTGGCGTGCAGGACGCGGCGGTGCAGGCCCTGCCCGGGCCGGCCGGCCTGCGGCTGGTGGCCTGGGTGGCGCCGCAGTCGCTCGATGCGGCCGCGCTGCGCGAGCGCCTCGCCGCACGCCTGCCGGAGCACCTGCTGCCCTCGGCCATCGTCGTGCTGCCGGCCCTGCCGCTGGGCCCCGGCGGCAAGCTGGACCGGCAGGCCCTGCCGGTGCCCGGCGGCGGCGACGACAGCCGCCACGAAGCGCCGCAGGGCGAGGCCGAAGCCGCCCTGGCCGCCTTGTGGGCCGAGGTGCTGGGCCTGCCGCGCGTGGGGCGACACGACAACTTCTTCGAGCTGGGCGGCCATTCGCTGGCAGCGGTGCAGGTAACGGCGCTGCTGCAGCAGCGCCATGGCTGCGAGCTGCCGGTGCGGCGCTTCTTCGAGCAGCCGACGCTGGCCGCGCTGGCGGCCGGCCTGCCCACCGACTGGTACCGGCAGGCCGCATCGCGCCAGGACCGCCTGGCCGAGATGGACCGCCTGTTGAACGACTTCGAGGCATGA
- a CDS encoding TauD/TfdA family dioxygenase — translation MTPFERTAPAGSELPVLLTPSWAGEPLLDTCARLGAEIESRLAEVGGVLLRGFSVPSVQHFQQFALSFGHPLLSYEFASTPRSKVGSGVYTSTEYPAHQHIPLHNEQAYTREWPMKIWFHCVTASPVGGQTPIADSRAILRRMPERIRQLFEPGLLYTRNYDDFDVPWQQVFNTEDRSAVEAFCRRAHIHCEWKDDGGLRTTQLCQAVETHPRTGERVWFNQGHLFHVSNLQPEVRESLEELFGIEGLPRNVYFADGRPIPDAVFDEVRAVLAAETVSFRWEAGDVLMLDNMLVAHARAPFEGPRKVVVAMAEPHGNLPRNEMPRDVAAQAA, via the coding sequence ATGACACCATTCGAACGCACGGCACCTGCAGGGTCGGAGCTGCCGGTGCTCCTCACCCCATCCTGGGCCGGCGAGCCGCTGCTGGACACCTGTGCGCGCCTGGGCGCCGAGATCGAGTCCCGGCTGGCCGAGGTGGGCGGCGTGCTGCTGCGCGGTTTCTCGGTGCCGTCGGTGCAGCACTTCCAGCAGTTCGCGCTGTCCTTCGGCCATCCGCTGCTGTCGTACGAGTTCGCCTCGACGCCGCGCAGCAAGGTGGGCTCGGGCGTCTACACCTCCACCGAATACCCCGCGCACCAGCACATCCCGCTGCACAACGAGCAGGCCTACACGCGGGAATGGCCGATGAAGATCTGGTTCCACTGCGTGACGGCCTCGCCGGTTGGCGGCCAGACGCCCATTGCCGACAGCCGCGCCATCCTGCGGCGCATGCCCGAGCGCATCCGCCAGCTGTTCGAGCCCGGACTGCTGTACACGCGCAACTACGACGATTTCGACGTGCCGTGGCAGCAGGTCTTCAACACCGAGGACCGCAGCGCGGTGGAGGCCTTCTGCCGGCGCGCCCACATCCATTGCGAATGGAAGGACGACGGCGGCCTGCGCACGACCCAGCTGTGCCAGGCGGTGGAGACCCACCCGCGCACTGGCGAGCGGGTGTGGTTCAACCAGGGCCACCTGTTCCATGTGTCCAACCTGCAGCCCGAAGTGCGCGAGTCGCTGGAGGAGCTGTTCGGCATCGAGGGCCTGCCGCGCAATGTGTACTTCGCCGACGGCCGGCCGATCCCCGATGCGGTGTTCGACGAGGTGCGGGCGGTGCTGGCGGCGGAGACCGTCAGCTTCCGCTGGGAGGCCGGTGACGTGCTGATGCTCGACAACATGCTCGTCGCCCATGCGCGCGCGCCCTTCGAAGGGCCGCGCAAGGTGGTGGTGGCGATGGCCGAGCCGCACGGCAACCTGCCCCGCAACGAGATGCCGCGCGACGTCGCGGCGCAGGCGGCCTGA
- a CDS encoding thioesterase II family protein, which produces MHAAPIDLLCLPCAGASATMYLRWRRHLPAWLRVVPVELPGRGLRLAEPPVEDFDRLLDLLCEEQAARPPGRRALFGHSMGALLAHGMARRLGASALFVAACAAPTQRDPQRFPAGDDDASLLADLKRQGGTPQEVLDHPELLALALQTLRADYRVCASYRPLPSLPLGLPVHVLAGREDRIAPAGLQAWRREAGGVFTLQWFTGGHFFIREQEERVLQALVDELLRDDRCAAGRASVANG; this is translated from the coding sequence GTGCACGCTGCGCCGATCGACCTGCTGTGCCTGCCCTGCGCCGGTGCCAGCGCGACGATGTACCTGCGCTGGCGGCGCCATCTGCCGGCCTGGCTGCGAGTGGTCCCCGTGGAGCTGCCGGGGCGTGGGCTGCGGCTGGCCGAGCCGCCGGTGGAGGACTTCGACCGCCTGCTCGATCTCCTGTGCGAGGAACAGGCCGCCCGGCCGCCCGGCCGCCGGGCCCTGTTCGGCCACAGCATGGGCGCCCTGCTCGCGCACGGCATGGCGCGGCGGCTGGGAGCCTCGGCCCTGTTCGTCGCTGCCTGCGCGGCGCCGACGCAGCGTGACCCGCAGCGCTTTCCCGCCGGCGACGACGACGCCAGCCTGCTCGCCGACCTGAAGCGCCAGGGCGGCACGCCGCAGGAGGTGCTGGATCACCCCGAGCTGCTGGCGCTGGCGCTGCAGACCCTGCGGGCCGACTACCGGGTCTGCGCCAGCTACCGGCCCCTGCCGTCGCTGCCCCTTGGCTTGCCCGTGCACGTGCTGGCGGGCCGCGAGGATCGCATTGCACCGGCAGGCCTGCAGGCCTGGCGCCGCGAGGCCGGCGGGGTCTTCACCTTGCAGTGGTTCACCGGCGGGCACTTCTTCATCCGCGAGCAGGAAGAGCGGGTATTGCAAGCCCTGGTGGATGAACTGCTGCGCGACGACCGGTGCGCCGCCGGCCGGGCCAGCGTGGCCAACGGCTGA
- a CDS encoding MbtH family protein gives MSASCFDREDGVFRVLVNHEEQYSLWPEWKPVPGGWRDTGVQGDKKTCLEHIEQVWTDMRPLSLRRWMEAQATESPLQQ, from the coding sequence ATGTCGGCGAGTTGTTTCGATCGCGAGGACGGTGTGTTCCGCGTCCTGGTCAACCATGAAGAACAGTACTCCCTCTGGCCGGAGTGGAAGCCGGTACCGGGAGGCTGGCGCGACACCGGGGTGCAGGGCGACAAGAAGACCTGCCTGGAGCACATCGAGCAGGTCTGGACCGACATGCGCCCGCTGTCGCTGCGGCGCTGGATGGAAGCGCAGGCCACCGAGAGCCCGCTGCAGCAGTGA